In a single window of the Frondihabitans peucedani genome:
- a CDS encoding type IV toxin-antitoxin system AbiEi family antitoxin domain-containing protein — MGPIQKALWAGGGFATSRQLRAAGATFAVLRELVETGRLVRARQGVYALPAAPEAGVAALRLGGRLAGISAAETFGLWGGWDEPLTVCLRANSSSARARRGERPEPPGDPAGPPISLHWSDDPHDTDWCWRVSLDRCLAQTLRWCREETAVAVLDTALTLGVVDRASLLARVEHSPRLMSVVMLARAGSGSGPESILRQRLAPMGLVLAQQVPIDGVGLVDFRIVGTPVLVEVDGYRFHSSPERFADDRRRDAEARARGFVPMRFTALQVRDRWPWVESMVLRAVAVSAHAPVVVP, encoded by the coding sequence ATGGGACCGATTCAGAAGGCGCTGTGGGCCGGCGGAGGATTCGCGACGTCCCGGCAGCTGCGCGCTGCCGGAGCGACCTTCGCCGTGCTCCGCGAGCTCGTCGAGACAGGACGCCTCGTCCGCGCGAGGCAGGGCGTGTACGCGCTGCCGGCAGCACCAGAGGCCGGGGTCGCGGCGCTCCGGCTCGGCGGGCGACTCGCAGGAATCAGCGCAGCCGAGACGTTCGGGCTCTGGGGCGGCTGGGACGAGCCGCTGACCGTGTGCCTGCGCGCGAACTCGTCATCGGCGAGAGCGCGCCGCGGAGAGCGCCCGGAGCCGCCTGGCGATCCTGCCGGCCCGCCGATCTCCCTGCACTGGTCGGACGATCCGCACGATACCGACTGGTGCTGGCGGGTGTCGCTTGACCGGTGCCTGGCGCAGACGCTCCGCTGGTGCCGCGAGGAGACGGCGGTGGCGGTGCTCGACACGGCCCTGACCCTGGGTGTGGTCGATCGCGCGAGCCTCCTGGCGCGGGTCGAGCACTCGCCCCGCCTGATGTCGGTCGTGATGCTGGCGAGAGCAGGATCCGGGTCGGGGCCCGAGTCGATCCTCCGTCAGCGGCTGGCTCCGATGGGGCTCGTGCTCGCGCAGCAGGTTCCCATCGACGGGGTCGGGCTCGTCGACTTCAGGATCGTGGGGACCCCGGTGCTCGTCGAGGTCGACGGGTACCGGTTCCACTCGAGTCCGGAGCGGTTCGCGGACGACCGGCGGCGCGACGCCGAGGCGAGAGCCCGGGGGTTCGTGCCGATGCGGTTCACCGCGCTGCAGGTGCGCGACCGATGGCCGTGGGTCGAGTCGATGGTGCTGCGAGCGGTCGCGGTGTCGGCGCACGCACCCGTGGTGGTGCCGTGA